The Micromonospora sp. NBC_01740 genome includes a window with the following:
- a CDS encoding SRPBCC family protein has product MTSNGTRWALLGATTVTVVGVGRAVARRRRRHQPERRDGWYVVRRGVTIDRPAAAVIGFWTDRERMDRALAGWATLERLDDDRWRCVARDPAGGGTEWRAEITVEGPGRLRWRVTDGPEQEGTVHLTPAPQDRGTEVRAELRWRSGPLRRAFGLLGGDDPDQALRDALRRVKALVECGQVIDTRRDPSGRGPAQEKATDKVRERLRTGGRA; this is encoded by the coding sequence ATGACCAGCAACGGAACGAGGTGGGCGCTGCTCGGCGCCACCACCGTGACCGTGGTCGGCGTCGGCCGGGCGGTGGCCCGTCGACGACGCCGGCACCAGCCCGAGCGCCGCGACGGCTGGTACGTGGTGCGGCGCGGGGTGACGATCGACCGGCCGGCGGCGGCGGTCATCGGCTTCTGGACCGACCGGGAGCGGATGGACCGGGCGCTGGCCGGGTGGGCGACCCTGGAGCGGCTCGACGACGACCGGTGGCGCTGCGTCGCGCGGGACCCGGCCGGCGGGGGCACCGAGTGGCGGGCGGAGATCACCGTCGAGGGTCCCGGGCGGCTGCGCTGGCGGGTCACCGACGGGCCGGAGCAGGAGGGCACGGTCCACCTGACGCCGGCGCCCCAGGACCGGGGCACGGAGGTCCGCGCCGAGCTGCGGTGGCGCTCCGGGCCGCTGCGCCGGGCGTTCGGACTCCTCGGCGGCGACGACCCGGACCAGGCCCTGCGGGACGCGCTGCGCCGGGTGAAGGCGCTGGTCGAGTGCGGCCAGGTCATCGACACCCGGCGGGACCCGTCCGGGCGCGGCCCGGCCCAGGAGAAGGCGACAGACAAGGTGCGGGAGAGGCTGAGGACGGGAGGGCGGGCATGA
- a CDS encoding DUF4383 domain-containing protein: MARHARGGPAGPKPKVQLAAVAAAGVFTLIGVLGFIPGITINYADMTFAGHHSEARLLGLFQVSILHNALHLGFGLAGLLLARSVAGARVFLAGGGALYLGLWLYGFAIDRESAANFIPVNDADNWLHLVLGFGMLAFGLLLSNQVGTGTRADDPFDRP; the protein is encoded by the coding sequence ATGGCACGACATGCACGCGGCGGCCCGGCGGGCCCGAAGCCGAAGGTGCAGCTCGCCGCCGTGGCCGCGGCCGGGGTCTTCACCCTGATCGGAGTGCTCGGGTTCATCCCCGGCATCACCATCAACTACGCCGACATGACGTTCGCCGGCCACCACTCCGAGGCCCGGCTGCTCGGCCTGTTCCAGGTGTCGATCCTGCACAACGCGCTGCACCTGGGCTTCGGACTGGCCGGTCTGCTGCTGGCCCGCAGCGTCGCCGGGGCCCGGGTCTTCCTCGCCGGCGGCGGCGCCCTCTACCTCGGCCTGTGGCTGTACGGCTTCGCGATCGACCGGGAGAGCGCGGCGAACTTCATCCCGGTCAACGACGCCGACAACTGGCTGCACCTGGTCCTCGGCTTCGGCATGCTCGCCTTCGGGCTGCTGCTCTCCAACCAGGTGGGCACGGGCACCCGGGCCGACGACCCCTTCGACCGCCCCTGA
- a CDS encoding class I SAM-dependent DNA methyltransferase, giving the protein MSFDASEYGRHAADVYDETYAHLAPDAAVERLAALADGGPVCEFGIGTGRLALPLAARGLTVAGVEGSPEMAAGLRAKPGGDAVEVAVGDFAETRVPGEFALVVLAFNTIFALPDQAAQVACFRNAAAHLRPGGRFVVEAWVPDPGAFRAGGALRPVRVAEDVVLLEAALLHPAEQRMTTTKVRIGNDGVRLLPANHRYAWPAELDLMAQLGGLRREHRWEDWSGRPFTDHSREHVSVYRRPEQA; this is encoded by the coding sequence GTGTCCTTCGACGCCAGCGAGTACGGCCGGCACGCCGCGGACGTCTACGACGAGACGTACGCGCACCTGGCACCGGACGCGGCGGTGGAGCGGCTCGCCGCGCTCGCCGACGGCGGCCCGGTGTGCGAGTTCGGCATCGGCACCGGCCGGCTCGCCCTGCCGCTGGCCGCCCGGGGACTGACCGTCGCCGGTGTCGAGGGCTCCCCGGAGATGGCCGCCGGGCTGCGCGCCAAGCCCGGCGGGGACGCGGTCGAGGTGGCCGTCGGCGACTTCGCCGAGACCCGGGTGCCCGGCGAGTTCGCCCTGGTGGTGCTCGCGTTCAACACGATCTTCGCGCTGCCGGACCAGGCCGCCCAGGTGGCCTGCTTCCGCAACGCCGCCGCCCACCTGCGCCCCGGCGGCCGGTTCGTCGTCGAGGCGTGGGTGCCCGACCCGGGCGCCTTCCGCGCCGGCGGTGCGCTGCGGCCGGTGCGGGTGGCGGAGGACGTGGTGCTGCTGGAGGCGGCCCTGCTGCACCCCGCCGAGCAGCGGATGACCACCACGAAGGTCCGGATCGGCAACGACGGGGTGCGCCTGCTGCCCGCCAACCACCGCTACGCCTGGCCGGCGGAGCTTGACCTGATGGCCCAACTGGGCGGGCTGCGCCGCGAGCACCGGTGGGAGGACTGGAGCGGCCGGCCGTTCACCGACCACAGCCGCGAGCACGTCTCCGTCTACCGCCGCCCGGAGCAGGCGTGA
- a CDS encoding TIGR03936 family radical SAM-associated protein — translation MQRVRIRYAKRGPLRFTSHRDFARAFERALRRAGVPIAFSQGFTPHPKISYASAAPTGVASEAEYLEIGLREQVDPAELRAALDAALSPGLDVLDAVVAAGGSLADRIEASHWRIELPEVDPAVLQRAVSAFTAAEEVLVERMTKQGRRTFDARAAVIRIDVIASPETPSGAPAVPCAILELVVRQVTPSVRPDDVLSGLRVVADLEPPVSPRVIRLAQGTLTAQDAIADPLEADRDGATIGER, via the coding sequence GTGCAGCGGGTCCGGATCCGGTACGCCAAGCGCGGCCCGCTGCGCTTCACCTCGCACCGGGACTTCGCCCGGGCGTTCGAGCGGGCGCTGCGCCGGGCGGGCGTGCCGATCGCCTTCTCCCAGGGCTTCACCCCGCACCCCAAGATCTCGTACGCCAGCGCGGCCCCGACGGGCGTGGCGAGCGAGGCGGAATACCTGGAGATCGGCCTCCGCGAGCAGGTCGACCCGGCGGAGCTGCGCGCCGCGCTGGACGCGGCCCTCTCGCCCGGTCTCGACGTGCTCGACGCCGTCGTGGCCGCCGGCGGGAGTCTTGCCGACCGGATCGAGGCGTCGCACTGGCGCATCGAGCTGCCCGAGGTCGACCCAGCCGTCCTGCAACGGGCGGTTTCCGCCTTCACGGCCGCCGAGGAAGTGCTGGTCGAGCGGATGACCAAGCAGGGCCGGCGCACCTTCGACGCCCGGGCAGCGGTGATCCGCATCGATGTGATCGCGTCGCCGGAGACGCCTTCCGGGGCGCCGGCCGTACCGTGTGCGATACTCGAACTGGTCGTGCGGCAGGTCACCCCCTCCGTGCGGCCCGATGACGTCCTTTCCGGCCTCCGCGTGGTGGCCGACCTGGAGCCGCCGGTCTCACCGAGGGTGATCCGGCTGGCACAGGGCACGCTGACCGCGCAGGATGCGATCGCGGATCCGTTGGAAGCGGACCGCGACGGGGCAACCATCGGTGAACGCTGA
- the rpmA gene encoding 50S ribosomal protein L27, whose amino-acid sequence MAHKKGASSSRNGRDSAAQRLGVKRFGGQVVSAGEILIRQRGTKFHPGDLVGRGGDDTLFALAAGSVQFGTKRGRKTVSIVPQQ is encoded by the coding sequence ATGGCTCACAAAAAGGGTGCGTCCAGCTCGCGCAACGGCCGTGACTCCGCGGCGCAGCGGCTCGGCGTGAAGCGCTTCGGTGGTCAGGTCGTCAGCGCGGGTGAGATCCTCATCCGTCAGCGTGGCACCAAGTTCCACCCCGGTGACCTGGTCGGCCGCGGCGGAGACGACACGCTCTTCGCGCTGGCCGCCGGTTCGGTCCAGTTCGGCACCAAGCGCGGTCGCAAGACCGTCAGCATCGTGCCGCAGCAGTAG
- a CDS encoding GNAT family N-acetyltransferase: MLIESRPATDAEIDALVTAQQRELRAADGGLDGQATVTHDDIRYLVVVADGRAVACGGIQALDAGTGEVKRMYVRPAHRGRGIARQLLTALEELAFQQGYAVLRLETGTYLPAAIGLYTSSGYEPIPVYGEYVGNPYSVCFAKRLRVPA, encoded by the coding sequence ATGCTGATCGAGTCGCGCCCCGCCACCGATGCGGAGATCGACGCCCTGGTCACCGCCCAGCAGCGCGAGCTGCGGGCGGCCGACGGCGGGCTGGACGGCCAGGCGACCGTCACCCACGACGACATCCGCTACCTGGTGGTGGTCGCCGACGGGCGGGCGGTCGCCTGCGGCGGGATCCAGGCGCTCGACGCCGGCACCGGCGAGGTGAAGCGGATGTACGTCCGCCCGGCCCACCGGGGGCGGGGCATCGCCCGGCAGTTGCTGACCGCGCTGGAGGAGTTGGCCTTCCAGCAGGGGTACGCGGTGCTCCGCCTGGAGACCGGCACGTACCTGCCGGCCGCGATCGGGCTCTACACCTCCAGCGGGTACGAGCCGATCCCGGTCTACGGCGAGTACGTCGGCAACCCGTACAGCGTGTGCTTCGCCAAGCGGCTGCGCGTGCCGGCCTGA
- a CDS encoding DUF3618 domain-containing protein → MSTDPDQIRREIEATRNNLSSDVDALAYKVSPARIVDDRKQRARNALQNVRDKVMGSASDLGHSTKHGAHAVGDHASSAASTVSDKAHSAASTVSDKAHSAASTVSDAAQRAPHVIRQKSEGNPLAAGLIAFGVGWLASSLIPSTRREQQVASQVKEKAGEHAGVVKEKLGEVANELKEELREPAQHATQSVRSTAQDAVHAVKDDTRSAAHDVKDQAQHSREQVRY, encoded by the coding sequence ATGAGCACCGACCCGGACCAGATCCGCCGGGAGATCGAAGCCACCCGGAACAACCTGAGTTCCGACGTGGACGCGCTGGCGTACAAGGTCAGCCCCGCCCGCATCGTCGACGACCGCAAGCAGCGGGCCCGCAACGCACTGCAGAATGTGAGGGACAAGGTGATGGGAAGCGCTTCCGACCTGGGTCACAGCACCAAGCACGGCGCCCACGCGGTGGGCGACCATGCCTCCTCGGCAGCATCGACCGTGAGTGACAAGGCCCACTCGGCCGCCTCGACGGTCAGCGACAAGGCACACTCGGCGGCCTCGACGGTCAGCGACGCCGCGCAGCGGGCGCCGCACGTGATCCGGCAGAAGTCCGAGGGCAACCCGCTGGCCGCCGGCCTGATCGCCTTCGGCGTCGGCTGGCTCGCCTCCTCGCTGATCCCGTCGACCCGCCGCGAGCAGCAGGTGGCGTCGCAGGTCAAGGAGAAGGCCGGCGAGCACGCCGGGGTGGTGAAGGAGAAGCTGGGCGAGGTCGCCAACGAGCTGAAGGAGGAGCTGCGCGAGCCGGCGCAGCACGCCACCCAGTCGGTGCGCTCCACCGCCCAGGACGCGGTGCACGCCGTCAAGGACGACACCCGTTCGGCCGCGCACGACGTGAAGGACCAGGCGCAGCACTCCCGCGAACAGGTGCGGTACTGA
- a CDS encoding glycosyltransferase: MSAPARPAGAAPGGDGRGTGAPTAGSAGERRLPLAYVLPLRWTDDAGLAELTAYLRRLSARVDVTVVDGSPPEVFARHAEAWRGLVRHLRPDPALRGVNGKVTGVLTGVGAARHEHVVIADDDVRYDEAGLLAVHRLLDRVDLVRPQNYFDPLPWHAWWDTGRTLLNRALGADYPGTLAVRRSTFLTMGGYDPDVLFENLELIRTVRAYGGTEAAPAWLHVRRLPPDTAHFLGQRVRQAYDDLAQPARLVTSLAVLPALAVAVATRRPRLLLGAAVTTVALAEAGRRRGGGAAVFPPATALAAPLWLLERGVCGWLAVGRRLLLGGVRYAGGRVRRAAHFERTLRRHLR; the protein is encoded by the coding sequence GTGAGCGCCCCGGCCCGCCCGGCCGGTGCCGCTCCCGGCGGCGACGGCCGCGGCACCGGCGCGCCGACGGCCGGGAGCGCCGGCGAGCGTCGGCTTCCCCTGGCGTACGTGCTGCCGCTGCGCTGGACCGACGACGCCGGGCTGGCCGAACTGACCGCCTACCTGCGGCGGCTGAGCGCCCGGGTCGACGTGACCGTGGTCGACGGGTCGCCGCCGGAGGTGTTCGCCCGGCACGCGGAGGCCTGGCGCGGCCTGGTCCGGCACCTGCGGCCGGATCCCGCCCTGCGCGGCGTCAACGGCAAGGTGACCGGGGTGCTCACCGGCGTCGGCGCGGCCCGGCACGAGCACGTGGTGATCGCCGACGACGACGTCCGGTACGACGAGGCGGGGCTGCTCGCCGTGCACCGGCTGCTCGACCGGGTGGACCTGGTCCGGCCGCAGAACTACTTCGACCCGCTGCCCTGGCACGCGTGGTGGGACACGGGGCGCACCCTGCTCAACCGGGCGCTCGGCGCCGACTACCCCGGCACCCTGGCGGTACGCCGGAGCACCTTCCTCACCATGGGCGGGTACGACCCGGACGTGCTCTTCGAGAACCTGGAGCTGATCCGCACCGTGCGCGCGTACGGGGGGACCGAGGCGGCACCCGCCTGGCTGCACGTACGCCGGCTGCCGCCGGACACCGCCCACTTCCTGGGCCAACGGGTCCGCCAGGCGTACGACGACCTGGCCCAGCCGGCCCGCCTGGTCACCTCGCTCGCGGTCCTGCCGGCGCTGGCCGTGGCGGTCGCGACCCGGCGGCCGAGGCTGCTGCTCGGGGCGGCCGTGACCACGGTGGCGCTCGCCGAGGCGGGCCGGCGCCGGGGCGGGGGCGCCGCGGTCTTCCCGCCGGCCACCGCCCTGGCGGCCCCGCTCTGGTTGCTGGAGCGCGGCGTGTGCGGCTGGCTCGCCGTCGGCCGGCGCCTGCTCCTCGGCGGGGTCCGCTACGCGGGCGGCCGGGTGCGTCGCGCCGCCCACTTCGAACGCACCCTCCGCCGCCACCTGCGCTGA
- a CDS encoding Rne/Rng family ribonuclease, producing the protein MLENEPEGGERTGSQPADETADSSTVENTAGAENAAGAADADAGGAEQAPAAPVRRRTTRRRATPLNQPEQTEVPVEASTAPVPGSGEALQAEVFAPVSGDLDAAPKATRRRRKATTAKASEEATAPPVEAAGPAPEVAAPPAAEAPVEADQAPAEPAAPPAKATRTRRKKAAPAAAEPAAETPSDALGADRTGAAPTEQPPAAAGIEPEAGTGFGAAAPPAAVSGAESRSGEVPPGVAVTPPAEEEPTEAVEPAVEPEPAVEPEPVVEPEPVVEPEPRTRRRRAALSAPTVLFMAPQPEDVPVARVVAPAPEPEPEEPAAEEPAEPARRRRRGRRDVEAVEVVEPEEPTEEAEEAAEDEDEDEDESAAARRRRRRGRRGRGRGKGGAEDAEDEESEEAAQAEAEESEGDEDEEGEGGDGLTRRRRRRRRRGAGDVEAGADDGVPTVVKIREPRKTVDEVQGVSGSTRLEAKRQRRRDGREQRRTRPPILSESEFLARREAVDRVMAVRQRGDRTQIAVLEDGVLVEHYVTRNSSGTMAGNVYLGKVQNVLPSMEAAFVDIGRGRNAVLYAGEVNWDTTGLEGRARSIEQALRSGDSVLVQVTKDPIGHKGARLTSHIALSGRHLVYVPHGNASGISRKLPDTERKRLRDVLKKLVPDGAGVIVRTAAEGASEDELARDVKRLQAQWEDIQAKAAEGGAPVLLYEEPDLVIRVVRDLFNEDFRELVIEGEQSYDIVESYLSHVSPDLVARLRRHVGTTDVFAEYRIDEQIIKGLDRKVFLPSGGSLVIDRTEAMTVIDVNTGKYTGSGGNLEETVTRNNLEAAEEIVRQLRLRDLGGIVVIDFIDMVLESNRELVLRRLTECLGRDRTKHQVTEITSLGLVQMTRKRIGAGLLEAFSETCECCKGRGLIMHTEPVPEKPRSGGGGAGEKVKAVASAVAAPAAAEQGAGTSRRRARKSAPAERTVAEVTETDADAAPNAEYHDTMGYDLSRYEADTAAAGEVADSQTGESARLAAPDDPDALSDADGDESEGGSGRRRSRRSGARRRTRP; encoded by the coding sequence ATGCTCGAGAACGAGCCCGAGGGCGGCGAACGGACCGGTTCACAGCCGGCCGACGAGACCGCTGACAGCAGCACCGTCGAGAACACCGCCGGGGCGGAGAACGCCGCCGGCGCCGCCGACGCCGACGCTGGCGGGGCCGAGCAGGCCCCGGCCGCGCCGGTCCGACGGCGTACGACCCGGCGGCGGGCCACGCCGCTGAACCAGCCGGAGCAGACCGAGGTGCCGGTCGAGGCGTCGACGGCGCCCGTGCCGGGCAGCGGCGAGGCGCTCCAGGCCGAGGTGTTCGCCCCCGTCTCCGGCGACCTCGACGCCGCCCCGAAGGCGACGCGCCGCCGCCGCAAGGCCACCACCGCGAAGGCCTCCGAGGAGGCCACCGCGCCGCCCGTCGAGGCCGCCGGGCCGGCCCCCGAGGTCGCCGCGCCGCCCGCCGCGGAGGCTCCGGTCGAGGCGGACCAGGCGCCCGCCGAGCCGGCTGCGCCGCCGGCCAAGGCGACGCGTACCCGTCGGAAGAAGGCGGCCCCCGCCGCGGCCGAGCCGGCCGCGGAGACCCCGAGCGACGCCCTCGGGGCCGATCGGACCGGCGCCGCGCCCACTGAGCAGCCGCCGGCCGCCGCCGGCATCGAGCCGGAGGCCGGCACCGGGTTCGGCGCCGCCGCCCCGCCCGCCGCGGTCAGCGGTGCGGAGAGCCGTTCCGGCGAGGTCCCGCCCGGCGTGGCGGTCACCCCGCCCGCCGAGGAGGAGCCGACCGAGGCGGTCGAGCCGGCCGTCGAGCCGGAGCCGGCCGTCGAGCCCGAGCCGGTCGTCGAGCCCGAGCCGGTTGTCGAGCCCGAGCCGCGCACCCGCCGCCGGCGGGCCGCGCTCTCCGCGCCCACCGTGCTGTTCATGGCCCCGCAGCCGGAGGACGTCCCGGTCGCCCGGGTCGTGGCTCCCGCTCCGGAGCCGGAGCCGGAGGAGCCCGCCGCCGAGGAGCCGGCCGAGCCGGCGCGCCGCCGCCGGCGTGGCCGCCGCGACGTCGAGGCGGTCGAGGTCGTCGAGCCCGAGGAGCCGACCGAGGAGGCCGAGGAAGCCGCCGAGGACGAAGACGAGGACGAGGACGAGAGCGCCGCGGCCCGCCGCCGGCGCCGCCGTGGCCGCCGTGGACGCGGCCGGGGCAAGGGCGGCGCGGAGGACGCCGAGGACGAGGAGTCCGAGGAGGCCGCGCAGGCCGAGGCGGAGGAGTCCGAGGGCGACGAGGACGAGGAGGGTGAGGGCGGTGACGGGCTGACCCGCCGCCGTCGTCGTCGCCGCCGTCGGGGCGCCGGTGACGTCGAGGCGGGCGCCGACGACGGCGTGCCGACCGTCGTCAAGATCCGCGAGCCGCGCAAGACCGTCGACGAGGTGCAGGGCGTCTCCGGCTCCACCCGGCTGGAGGCCAAGCGGCAGCGCCGCCGCGACGGCCGCGAGCAGCGCCGGACCCGGCCGCCGATCCTCAGCGAGTCGGAGTTCCTGGCCCGCCGGGAGGCCGTCGACCGGGTGATGGCGGTACGCCAGCGCGGCGACCGGACCCAGATCGCCGTCCTGGAGGACGGGGTGCTCGTCGAGCACTACGTCACCCGCAACTCCTCCGGCACCATGGCCGGCAACGTCTACCTGGGTAAGGTGCAGAACGTCCTGCCCAGCATGGAGGCGGCGTTCGTCGACATCGGGCGCGGCCGCAACGCCGTCCTCTACGCCGGCGAGGTCAACTGGGACACCACCGGCCTGGAGGGGCGGGCCCGCTCCATCGAGCAGGCGCTGCGCTCCGGCGACTCGGTGCTGGTGCAGGTCACCAAGGACCCGATCGGCCACAAGGGCGCCCGGCTGACCAGCCACATCGCGCTCTCCGGCCGGCACCTGGTCTACGTGCCCCACGGCAACGCCTCCGGCATCAGCCGCAAGCTGCCCGACACCGAGCGCAAGCGGCTGCGGGACGTGCTGAAGAAGCTGGTGCCGGACGGCGCGGGCGTGATCGTCCGGACCGCCGCCGAGGGCGCCAGCGAGGACGAGCTGGCGCGCGACGTCAAGCGGCTCCAGGCGCAGTGGGAGGACATCCAGGCCAAGGCGGCCGAGGGCGGCGCCCCGGTGCTGCTCTACGAGGAGCCGGACCTGGTCATCCGGGTCGTCCGGGACCTGTTCAACGAGGACTTCCGCGAGCTGGTGATCGAGGGCGAGCAGTCGTACGACATCGTCGAGTCGTACCTGTCGCACGTCTCGCCGGACCTGGTCGCCCGGCTGCGCCGGCACGTCGGCACCACGGACGTCTTCGCCGAGTACCGGATCGACGAACAGATCATCAAGGGGCTGGACCGCAAGGTCTTCCTCCCCTCGGGCGGCTCGCTGGTGATCGACCGGACCGAGGCGATGACGGTCATCGACGTCAACACCGGCAAGTACACCGGCTCCGGGGGCAACCTGGAGGAGACGGTCACCCGGAACAACCTGGAGGCGGCCGAGGAGATCGTCCGCCAGCTCCGGTTGCGCGACCTCGGCGGCATCGTGGTGATCGACTTCATCGACATGGTGCTGGAGTCCAACCGTGAGCTGGTGCTGCGCCGGCTGACCGAGTGCCTGGGCCGGGACCGGACCAAGCACCAGGTCACCGAGATCACCTCGCTCGGGCTGGTGCAGATGACCCGCAAGCGGATCGGCGCGGGCCTGCTGGAGGCGTTCAGCGAGACCTGCGAGTGCTGCAAGGGCCGGGGCCTGATCATGCACACCGAGCCGGTGCCGGAGAAGCCGCGTTCCGGCGGTGGCGGTGCGGGGGAGAAGGTCAAGGCGGTCGCCTCGGCCGTGGCCGCCCCGGCGGCGGCGGAGCAGGGCGCCGGCACCTCCCGGCGGCGGGCGCGCAAGAGCGCGCCGGCCGAGCGCACCGTGGCCGAGGTCACCGAGACCGACGCCGACGCCGCCCCGAACGCCGAGTACCACGACACCATGGGCTACGACCTGTCCCGCTACGAGGCGGACACGGCCGCCGCCGGAGAGGTCGCCGACAGCCAGACGGGCGAGTCGGCGCGGCTGGCCGCCCCGGACGACCCGGACGCGCTCTCCGACGCCGACGGCGACGAGTCGGAGGGGGGCTCCGGCCGGCGCCGGTCCCGCCGCAGCGGCGCGCGGCGGCGTACCCGGCCGTGA
- the rplU gene encoding 50S ribosomal protein L21 codes for MYAIVKTGGKQYKVAEGDVIEVEKLVGAPGDAVKLTAVLLVDGDDLVTDAAKLAKVAVSGEIAAHTKGPKIRIHKFKNKTGYHKRQGHRQPLTQVKVTGISSGK; via the coding sequence ATGTACGCGATCGTCAAGACCGGCGGCAAGCAGTACAAGGTCGCCGAGGGCGACGTGATCGAGGTCGAGAAGCTCGTCGGTGCCCCCGGCGACGCGGTGAAGCTCACCGCGGTGCTCCTCGTCGACGGTGACGACCTGGTGACCGACGCGGCGAAGCTTGCCAAGGTCGCGGTGTCCGGCGAGATCGCCGCGCACACCAAGGGCCCGAAGATCCGGATCCACAAGTTCAAGAACAAGACCGGCTACCACAAGCGCCAGGGTCACCGCCAGCCGTTGACCCAGGTCAAGGTGACCGGCATCTCCAGCGGGAAGTAG
- a CDS encoding phage holin family protein, whose translation MSMPTQGAGLDSGYHPHDADEVRGSSIGELMRQVTSDLSTLMRQEVELAKAEIRQEGKKAGKTAGFFGGAGFGGYMVALFLSLALWAGLSNVMDAGWAALIVAVIWGAIAAVLYTKAKKSAEHIRGLKQTNDSVQRIPDALKPHPQEVAR comes from the coding sequence ATGAGCATGCCGACGCAGGGGGCGGGGCTGGACTCCGGCTACCACCCCCACGACGCGGACGAGGTCAGGGGCAGCTCGATCGGTGAGCTGATGCGCCAGGTCACCAGCGACCTGTCGACCCTGATGCGGCAGGAGGTCGAGCTGGCCAAGGCCGAGATCCGCCAGGAGGGCAAGAAGGCGGGCAAGACCGCCGGCTTCTTCGGCGGCGCCGGCTTCGGCGGCTACATGGTGGCCCTCTTCCTGTCGCTGGCCCTCTGGGCCGGGCTGTCCAACGTGATGGACGCCGGCTGGGCGGCCCTGATCGTGGCCGTCATCTGGGGCGCGATCGCCGCGGTCCTCTACACCAAGGCCAAGAAGAGCGCCGAGCACATCCGCGGCCTCAAGCAGACCAACGACAGCGTGCAGCGGATCCCCGACGCGCTCAAGCCCCACCCGCAGGAGGTCGCCCGATGA
- a CDS encoding DUF6766 family protein → MPRWLRDNALTVAMFGAFLVFLVLQSVFGWQTYNQELAEFGAAPTSWPAYLGTGHFMESVFENWESEFLQMGGYVLLTAYLVQRGSAESKPVGQTDRPEDDERRATPDSPWPVRAGGLPLVVYRNSLSIALLLIFAGSFVGHLLGGTADYNQQQALQSDAPPIGVWEFLGTSDFWFQSMQNWQSEFLAVGTLIVLSIFLRQHASPESKPVTAVHAHTGD, encoded by the coding sequence ATGCCGAGGTGGTTGCGTGACAACGCGCTGACCGTGGCGATGTTCGGCGCTTTTCTCGTCTTCCTGGTGTTGCAGAGCGTGTTCGGTTGGCAGACGTACAACCAGGAGCTGGCCGAGTTCGGGGCCGCGCCGACCAGCTGGCCGGCGTACCTGGGCACCGGGCACTTCATGGAGTCGGTCTTCGAGAACTGGGAGTCGGAGTTCCTCCAGATGGGCGGCTACGTCCTGCTCACCGCCTACCTGGTGCAGCGCGGGTCGGCGGAGTCGAAGCCGGTGGGGCAGACCGACCGGCCCGAGGACGACGAGCGGCGGGCCACCCCGGACTCCCCCTGGCCCGTACGCGCCGGCGGGCTGCCCTTGGTGGTCTACCGCAACAGCCTCTCCATCGCGCTGCTGCTGATCTTCGCCGGCTCGTTCGTCGGCCACCTGCTCGGCGGGACCGCCGACTACAACCAGCAGCAGGCGCTGCAGAGCGACGCGCCGCCGATCGGCGTGTGGGAGTTCCTCGGCACGAGCGACTTCTGGTTCCAGTCGATGCAGAACTGGCAGAGCGAGTTCCTCGCCGTCGGCACGCTGATCGTGCTGAGCATCTTCCTGCGTCAGCACGCGTCGCCGGAGTCGAAGCCGGTCACCGCCGTACACGCGCACACCGGCGACTGA